A window from Triticum aestivum cultivar Chinese Spring chromosome 6D, IWGSC CS RefSeq v2.1, whole genome shotgun sequence encodes these proteins:
- the LOC123141888 gene encoding flavonol synthase/flavanone 3-hydroxylase, translating into MARAAAQSVQALASSLGALPPEFVRPEHEQPRATTFRGAAPPEIPVVDMSSPDAGRRMAEAAAEWGIFQVTGHGVPAEAVAELQRVGRGFFALPQEEKQRYAMDPGDGRTEGYGSTLRKGDLEGKKAWADFLFHNVAPPAAVNHAVWPESPAGYREANEAYCGHMVRLTHELFGRLSAELGLEEGAMAEAFGGDDVVLLQKINFYPPCPQPELALGLAPHTDMSTLTVLLPDEVQGLQVFKDGCWYDVNYVPGALIIHIGDQIEIMSNGRYKAVLHRTTVSREKTRMSWPVFVEPPPEHVVGPHPQLVADESPAKYKAKKFKDYKYCKINKLPQ; encoded by the exons atggcgcgggcggcggcgcagagCGTGCAGGCGCTGGCGTCCTCGCTGGGCGCGCTCCCGCCCGAGTTCGTGCGGCCCGAGCACGAGCAGCCGCGCGCCACCACGTTCCGCGGGGCCgcgccgccggagatccccgtgGTCGACATGTCCTCGCCGGACGCCGGGCGCCGCATGGCGGAGGCCGCGGCGGAGTGGGGCATCTTCCAGGTCACCGGCCACGGCGTGCCGGCCGAGGCCGTGGCGGAGCTGCAGCGCGTGGGCCGCGGGTTCTTCGCGCTGCCGCAGGAGGAGAAGCAGCGGTACGCCATGGACCCGGGCGATGGCAGGACCGAGGGCTACGGCTCCACGCTGCGGAAGGGCGACCTGGAGGGCAAGAAGGCCTGGGCTGACTTCCTCTTCCACAACGtcgcgccgccggccgccgtgAACCACGCCGTCTGGCCGGAGAGCCCCGCGGGGTACAGGGAGGCCAACGAGGCCTACTGCGGCCACATGGTGCGGCTCACGCACGAGCTGTTCGGGCGCCTCTCGGCGGAACTGGGGCTGGAGGAGGGCGCCATGGCggaggcgttcggcggcgacgaCGTGGTGCTCCTCCAGAAGATCAACTTCTACCCGCCGTGCCCGCAGCCGGAGCTCGCGCTCGGCCTCGCGCCGCACACCGACATGAGCACGCTCACCGTCCTCCTGCCCGACGAGGTGCAGGGCCTCCAGGTGTTCAAGGACGGATGCTGGTACGACGTCAACTACGTGCCCGGCGCCCTCATCATCCACATCGGCGACCAGATCGAG ATCATGAGCAACGGGAGGTACAAGGCCGTGCTGCACCGGACGACGGTGAGCCGGGAGAAGACGCGGATGTCGTGGCCGGTGTTCGTGGAGCCGCCGCCAGAGCACGTCGTCGGGCCGCACccgcagctcgtcgccgacgaAAGCCCGGCCAAGTACAAGGCCAagaagttcaaggactacaagtacTGCAAGATCAACAAGCTACCACAGTAG